A genomic region of Pseudopipra pipra isolate bDixPip1 chromosome W, bDixPip1.hap1, whole genome shotgun sequence contains the following coding sequences:
- the LOC135405845 gene encoding ankyrin repeat domain-containing protein 7-like — MPWLLSKKRRQSPSSSPSGQPWAATSSSSASQLREQGLGRLHRAAARGDLGWLRRWRWYVKVVGIDRPDQEMRTPLHLASANGHADVVRYLLRKNSQPNLADNFKRTALMKAVQQEQEECVAVLLEHGADPNLADADGNTALHLAVLSKNTAVAGLLLEHHANSDAQNQWGFTPLKLAALQQHEEILECLVNKAADRPAQAQGER, encoded by the exons ATGCCGTGGCTTCTGAGCAAGAAGCGACGGCAGtcgccctccagcagccccagtgggcagccctgggctgccaccagctccagcagcgcctcccagctccgggagcaggggctgggcaggctgcaccgcgcggccgcccgcggtgacctgggctggctgaggcgcTGGCGCTGGTACGTCAAGGTAGTCGGCATCGACAGGCCAGACCAGGAGATGCG gacaccTCTGCATCTGGCTTCAGCCAATGGCCATGCAGATGTCGTCAGATATCTgctaagaaagaacagccagcCCAACCTCGCTGACAACTTCAAGAGAACAGCCCTGATGAAG GcagtccagcaggagcaggaagaatgtgttgctgttctgctggaacaCGGTGCCGACCCCAATCTGGCAGATGCTGACGGCAACACTGCCCttcacctggctgtgctctctaaaaacacagctgtagcAGGGCTGTTACTGGAGCATCATGCCAACAGTGATGCTCAGAACCAG tggGGATTTACCCCCTTGAAACTTGCAGCCTTGCAACAGCACGAGGAGATTCTGGAGTGCCTTGTGAACAAAGCAGCTGACAGGCCTGCTCAAGCCCAGGGGGAAAGGTGA